Proteins encoded by one window of Cannabis sativa cultivar Pink pepper isolate KNU-18-1 chromosome 4, ASM2916894v1, whole genome shotgun sequence:
- the LOC115714368 gene encoding NEP1-interacting protein 2: MDFIGHPFRFSSPSLPSFGNFIERVKEFCTFAVSAILGNIFSAIFTFFFALVGTLLGAMTGALIGQETESGFVRGAAVGAISGAVFSIEVFESSLVLWQSDESGIGCLLYLIDVIASLLSGRLVRERIGPAMLSAVQSQMGAVETGFDEVTNIFDTGGSKGLPCDSVEKIPKITISSNNNVDGSGERACCSVCLQDFQIGETVRSLPQCNHMFHLPCIDKWLLRHGSCPLCRRDL, from the exons ATGGATTTTATTGGACAcccttttcgtttttcttcaccTTCTCTACCCTCGTTTGGGAATTTCATCGAAAGGGTTAAGGAATTTTGTACCTTTGCTGTTTCTGCAATCCTTGGAAACATCTTTTCTGCGATCTTCACCTTCTTTTTTGCTTTAG tTGGGACCTTATTAGGAGCCATGACTGGGGCTTTAATAGGACAAGAGACAGAGAGTGGATTTGTAAGAGGGGCTGCTGTTGGAGCAATCTCTGGGGCTGTTTTCTCAATTGAGGTGTTTGAATCTTCTCTTGTTCTATGGCAATCAGATGAATCTGGAATTGGGTGTCTCTTATACTTG ATTGATGTCATTGCAAGCCTTCTTAGTGGTAGACTAGTTCGAGAAAGGATTGGTCCAGCCATGTTAAGTGCAGTTCAAAGCCAG atGGGTGCTGTTGAAACCGGGTTCGATGAGGTGACCAACATCTTTGACACCGGAGGCTCCAAAGGATTGCCTTGTGATTCAGTTGAAAAGATCCCTAAAATCACAATTAGTAGCAACAACAATGTAGATGGCTCTGGGGAAAGAGCCTGTTGTTCTGTTTGCCTTCAG GACTTTCAGATTGGAGAGACAGTTAGAAGCTTGCCTCAATGTAATCACATGTTTCACCTACCTTGTATAGATAAGTGGCTCTTAAGGCATGGTTCTTGCCCATTGTGCAGAAGGGATTTGTAA